One Numenius arquata chromosome 10, bNumArq3.hap1.1, whole genome shotgun sequence DNA segment encodes these proteins:
- the LOC141469052 gene encoding zinc finger and SCAN domain-containing protein 20-like produces MESGAGKHWTEEEVKALLSVWSEKNIRKQLHGTLRNKGIFIYIAKRLQELGVCRDWKQCRAKYKNLKYEYRTVKYAHNSGDVTKTMKFFHDLDAILRYEPVTQLAAEENGRCSATETQPNTSPTTESTQGKITVSLEDDEDAPGDPLLFMSHVRPVQLGHPTAAIETSKTPAFIPTVANEGGKHWTVNEVRALIRIWSDKNIQQQLEGTVRNKRIFEQVAARLQKFGIDRDWKQCRTKYKNLKHEYKSVKSAQDSGSTSKSMKFFNELDAILGHSTMEQASKSDNDESERPPEWTEAKSEKDSIEMPGDTGEEDSVSNMSEDLRVADIKKVSDSEILEDDGDFTSSTPAALEAPQIKKETIDIDDDSISTTSEDRSCTPVAKRIVGTDNHIPLEETQNHFKVITVNDTGAGKHWSDNEVRALINIWSDEKIQQMLEGATRNKEIFEEIARRLMKRGIDRDWKQCRTKYKNLKYEYRALQKENEHLGNPRRKMRFYDEVDCILRRQPLGPSGWGCESSSLLSVSVGDVTANTGSLGIKRKTWNDEVSPVPLKKSASENTILHFQKLLTERVHTVTEGKKLLLERLCKQEEIQDLNRTQLYADPSAIQQSDCPRRRVTNLREAVSTAKKTNCT; encoded by the exons ATGGAGAGTGGAGCAGGAAAGCATTGGACTGAGGAGGAGGTTAAAGCCTTGTTAAGCGTctggtcagaaaaaaatatcagaaagcaACTCCACGGCACCCTGAGGAATAAAGGAATATTTATCTACATTGCTAAAAGGTTGCAGGAGTTAGGAGTTTGCAGGGATTGGAAACAGTGCCGTGCAAAGTATAAAAATCTGAAGTATGAATACAGAACGGTTAAATATGCCCACAACTCTGGGGATGTCACTAAAACCATGAAGTTTTTCCATGATCTGGATGCCATATTGCGCTATGAACCTGTCACACAATTAGCAGCAGAAGAAAACGGCAGGTGTTCTGCAACTGAGACGCAGCCGAACACAAGCCCCACAACAGAGAGCAcgcaag GTAAAATAACAGTTTCTTTAGAAGATGATGAGGATGCTCCAGGAGATCCACTACTTTTTATGTCCCATGTCAGACCAGTTCAACTAG GTCATCCAACGGCAGCAATAGAGACTTCCAAAACACCGGCTTTTATTCCAACAGTAGCAAATGAAGGAGGAAAACACTGGACTGTTAATGAAGTCAGAGCTTTGATACGCATTTGGTCAGACAAAAATATCCAGCAACAACTGGAGGGGACAGtgagaaataaaagaatatttgaaCAGGTTGCTGCTAGACTTCAAAAGTTTGGAATTGACAGGGACTGGAAGCAGTGCAggacaaaatataaaaatctgaaaCATGAATACAAGAGTGTCAAAAGTGCCCAAGACTCAGGGAGTACAAGTAAAAGTATGAAATTTTTTAATGAACTGGATGCTATTCTGGGGCACAGCACCATGGAACAAGCAAGTAAATCAGATAATGATGAAAGTGAGAGGCCTCCAGAATGGACAGaagcaaaatcagaaaaagacTCCATAG AAATGCCTGGAGACACAGGTGAAGAGGACTCTGTTAGTAATATGTCAGAAGACCTACGGGTTGCAGATATAAAGAAAGTTTCTGACTCAG aaatcctTGAAGATGATGGGGACTTTACCAGCtccaccccagcagctctggaagctCCACAAATAAAAAAGGAGACGATTGACATAG ATGATGATTCTATAAGCACTACCTCAGAAGACAGATCTTGTACGCCAGTAGCAAAACGGATAGTCGGGACAG acaATCACATTCCCTTGGAAGAAACACAGAACCACTTTAAAGTTATTACAGTTAATGATACTGGAGCAGGAAAACATTGGAGTGATAATGAAGTCAGAGCTCTGATAAACATATGGTCAGATGAAAAGATACAACAAATGCTTGAAGGGGccacaagaaataaagaaatatttgaggAAATTGCCAGAAGGTTAATGAAACGTGGTATAGACAGAGACTGGAAACAATGTCGCACAAAGTACAAGAACCTAAAATACGAATACCGTgcactgcagaaggaaaatgagcACCTTGGTAATCCcaggagaaaaatgagattttatgaTGAAGTTGACTGTATCTTAAGACGCCAGCCTCTGGGTCCTTCAGGCTGGGGATGTGAAAGTTCAAGTCTCCTATCAG TTTCAGTGGGAGATGTTACAGCAAACACAGGATCCTTGGGTATCAAGAGGAAAACATGGAATGATG AGGTGTCACCTGTTCCACTTAAGAAAAGTGCTTCTGAAAACACCATACTCCACTTCCAAAAACTATTAACAGAGAGAGTGCACACAGTAACAGAAGGCAAAAAGTTACTGTTAGAAAGGCTTTGTAAGCAGGAAGAAATACAAGA